One stretch of Bombina bombina isolate aBomBom1 chromosome 7, aBomBom1.pri, whole genome shotgun sequence DNA includes these proteins:
- the GNG8 gene encoding guanine nucleotide-binding protein G(I)/G(S)/G(O) subunit gamma-8 yields the protein MSNNMTRIAEARKMVEQLKMEVNVNRMMVSLSVSELLSYCEAQAVSDPLISPVPSSENPFREKRLICAVL from the exons ATGTCAAACAACATGACCAGAATCGCAGAAGCTCGGAAAATGGTGGAACAGTTAAAGATGGAAGTGAATGTAAACAGGATGATG GTGTCACTTTCTGTCTCTGAACTGCTGTCATACTGTGAGGCCCAGGCTGTGTCAGATCCTTTAATCTCACCTGTTCCATCATCAGAGAACCCATTTCGAGAGAAGCGTCTGATCTGTGCAGTTCTCTGA